In one Nocardia tengchongensis genomic region, the following are encoded:
- a CDS encoding DNA-binding protein, with protein sequence MSDPIWPRGVSAPAARALAAAGYRSLEQLAGVRERELLALHGMGPKAIRVLREALVAQGLDFG encoded by the coding sequence ATGAGCGATCCGATCTGGCCCCGTGGCGTGTCGGCTCCGGCGGCGCGGGCCCTCGCCGCCGCCGGGTATCGCAGTCTGGAGCAGCTGGCCGGGGTGCGGGAGCGCGAGCTGCTGGCCTTGCACGGTATGGGTCCGAAGGCGATTCGGGTGTTGCGTGAGGCCCTGGTCGCCCAGGGCCTCGACTTCGGCTGA
- a CDS encoding M23 family metallopeptidase: protein MSDGSFPSQHRPRRGHRYREDADNPGGATTFDSPNTTGTVAHGDWDATQAWNGGSRWEQPAQQWEQQTQWDPQAQWQSDADWNGAQQWGEPQQQWGESPQWQAEPADWQPEPNWDYNAQTTVNGWAAPNPSDWATQSRTNWDASADPTPSDEYRPVYTFKTASGEKLQFSGDGARVDHGALDDYSDDEPRPTRSAGKRRAGGSHRLPAPPSALKGRAAVVAVAAGAVVAAGQATVEAASHDTSNVDYQAANQVKEVAATSVVGDGAPGAPQVLNPNAPANLDQFNDILAKGKQFAADMANQEASKYRPLWTKFTAAGTFTSGFGIRWGVAHQGVDIAAPIGTPIYAVADGTVLEAGPASGFGMWVRLLHDDGTVTIYGHIDTATVSQGQRVLAGDQIATVGNRGFSTGPHCHFEVWLNGVDKIDPLPWLASRGISLGPERD, encoded by the coding sequence TTGAGCGACGGCTCGTTCCCTTCGCAGCACCGGCCCCGCCGCGGCCATCGCTATCGCGAGGACGCGGATAACCCCGGCGGCGCAACGACATTCGATTCCCCGAACACCACCGGCACGGTCGCCCACGGCGACTGGGACGCCACCCAGGCGTGGAACGGCGGCTCCCGCTGGGAGCAGCCCGCCCAGCAGTGGGAGCAGCAGACCCAGTGGGATCCACAGGCGCAGTGGCAGTCCGACGCCGACTGGAACGGCGCCCAGCAGTGGGGTGAACCCCAGCAGCAGTGGGGCGAGTCCCCGCAGTGGCAGGCCGAACCGGCCGACTGGCAGCCCGAGCCGAACTGGGACTACAACGCCCAGACCACGGTGAACGGCTGGGCCGCACCGAATCCGAGCGATTGGGCCACGCAGTCGCGGACCAACTGGGATGCGAGCGCGGACCCCACCCCCTCCGACGAATACCGACCGGTCTACACATTCAAGACCGCGTCCGGCGAGAAGCTCCAGTTCTCCGGTGACGGCGCCCGCGTCGATCACGGTGCGCTCGACGACTATTCGGACGACGAGCCACGCCCGACCCGCTCCGCCGGCAAGCGCCGCGCCGGCGGCTCGCACCGCCTACCCGCCCCGCCCTCCGCGCTCAAAGGCCGTGCGGCCGTGGTTGCGGTCGCGGCCGGTGCGGTCGTGGCGGCCGGACAGGCCACCGTCGAAGCCGCGAGCCACGACACCAGCAATGTCGACTACCAGGCCGCCAACCAGGTCAAGGAAGTCGCGGCCACCTCGGTGGTCGGCGACGGCGCGCCCGGCGCCCCGCAGGTCCTGAACCCGAACGCACCGGCGAACCTGGATCAGTTCAACGACATTCTGGCCAAGGGCAAGCAGTTCGCCGCCGACATGGCCAACCAGGAGGCGTCGAAGTACCGGCCGCTGTGGACCAAGTTCACCGCCGCGGGCACCTTCACCTCCGGCTTCGGCATCCGCTGGGGCGTCGCGCACCAGGGTGTGGACATCGCCGCCCCGATCGGCACCCCGATCTACGCGGTCGCCGACGGCACCGTGCTCGAGGCCGGTCCCGCTTCGGGTTTCGGCATGTGGGTCCGCCTGCTGCACGACGACGGCACGGTCACCATCTACGGCCACATCGACACCGCGACGGTCTCCCAGGGCCAGCGCGTGCTGGCCGGCGATCAGATCGCCACGGTCGGCAACCGCGGCTTCTCCACCGGCCCGCACTGCCACTTCGAGGTCTGGCTGAACGGCGTCGACAAGATCGACCCGCTGCCCTGGCTCGCCTCCCGCGGCATCTCCCTGGGCCCCGAGCGGGACTGA
- a CDS encoding DUF1731 domain-containing protein: protein MPRTTTYSQWIALPPQQLWTVLGDPARLPEWNPAVAALTLHGAPAAGVGGDYLPRGRVTGAVHDRLAKPFVLSTFVPDREITLEQPEPAGTMRMRWVLTPRDGGTELSQQLTFSGPSAAVMRKVVGDLLETDAHTCFTRLAQLAGLRPAEDALTIVIAGGTGALGRILAADLACRGQRVVILTRRTVPELPYPQYEWDGRGVGAWADALRNPGRTAVINLAGKLVDCRPTAGNIAELRRSRVDSTRALVEASKTLDRSIDYWIQASTTAIWADAGEIRCVEGTPLPEPGLPQMTGVAAPWEAAFDGANATHRIVLRTSIVLDPDAPALKRLAQLTKAGLGGSVGNGRQWFSWIHFEDWLAIVRAGLGLDPRVALPNGVVVAATDFPVRNKELMATLRRQLRRPWSPPTPAAALTVGAVLLRTDAALGLTGRHATSEVLRHNGFRFRYPTLDEALSNLLPR, encoded by the coding sequence ATGCCTCGTACAACGACGTACAGCCAGTGGATCGCCCTGCCGCCGCAGCAGCTGTGGACCGTGCTCGGGGATCCGGCTCGCCTGCCGGAATGGAATCCCGCTGTCGCCGCGCTGACCCTGCACGGCGCGCCCGCCGCGGGCGTCGGCGGTGACTACCTGCCGCGCGGGCGGGTCACCGGGGCCGTGCACGACAGGCTCGCGAAACCGTTCGTGCTCTCGACCTTCGTACCCGATCGCGAGATCACCCTCGAACAGCCCGAACCCGCGGGGACCATGCGGATGCGCTGGGTGCTGACCCCGCGCGACGGCGGCACCGAACTCAGCCAGCAGCTCACGTTCAGCGGCCCGTCGGCCGCAGTCATGCGCAAGGTCGTCGGCGACCTGCTCGAGACCGACGCCCACACCTGCTTCACACGCCTGGCGCAACTGGCCGGACTGCGCCCCGCCGAGGACGCGCTCACCATCGTGATCGCCGGCGGCACCGGCGCACTGGGCCGCATCCTGGCCGCCGACCTCGCCTGCCGCGGGCAGCGGGTTGTCATCCTCACCCGGCGCACGGTGCCGGAACTGCCCTACCCGCAATACGAATGGGACGGCCGCGGCGTCGGCGCGTGGGCCGACGCGCTGCGCAACCCGGGCCGCACCGCGGTCATCAACCTCGCGGGCAAGCTCGTCGACTGCCGCCCCACCGCCGGCAATATCGCCGAATTGCGCCGCAGCCGGGTGGATTCGACCCGGGCGCTGGTGGAGGCGTCGAAGACGCTGGACCGGTCGATCGACTACTGGATCCAGGCGAGCACCACCGCCATCTGGGCCGATGCGGGGGAGATCCGCTGCGTCGAGGGCACCCCGCTGCCCGAACCCGGCCTGCCGCAGATGACCGGCGTGGCCGCGCCCTGGGAGGCCGCCTTCGACGGGGCCAACGCCACGCATCGGATCGTCCTGCGCACTTCGATCGTCCTGGACCCGGACGCCCCCGCGCTGAAACGCCTGGCCCAGCTGACCAAGGCGGGACTGGGCGGCAGCGTCGGCAACGGCCGACAGTGGTTCAGCTGGATCCACTTCGAGGACTGGCTGGCCATCGTGCGCGCGGGCCTGGGCCTGGACCCGCGGGTCGCGCTGCCCAACGGCGTGGTGGTCGCGGCCACCGACTTCCCCGTACGCAACAAGGAACTGATGGCCACCCTGCGCCGGCAACTGCGCCGCCCGTGGTCGCCGCCCACCCCCGCGGCCGCCCTGACCGTCGGCGCGGTGCTGCTGCGCACCGACGCGGCGCTCGGCCTGACCGGACGACACGCCACCTCGGAAGTGCTGCGGCACAACGGGTTCCGCTTCCGCTACCCGACCCTCGACGAAGCCCTGTCGAACCTGCTGCCGCGGTAG
- a CDS encoding acyl-CoA dehydrogenase family protein → MHTHDVFNQVPPIAPFDNSRNPALIESLHREGAGWAEAEVRELGILAGGTEAQEWGRVANEYPPVLHTHDRYGHRIDEVEFHPYWHNLMDVAVTHGLHGAPWQDDRPGAHTARAAKFYTWGIADAGHMCPISMTYAVVPALRHNPELAATYEPLLASRVYDFGLREPSTKAGLIAGMSMTEKQGGSDVRANTTTATPLPDGTYRIVGHKWFTSHPMGDMFLTLAQAPGGLSCFMLPRVLPDGTLNALRIQRLKDKLGNKSNASSELEYENAIGWLVGAEGAGVKTIIEMVNMTRLDCVIGSATGMRAGVVFATHHARHREVFGKKLVDQPAMRNVLADLVIESDAATTVMMRLAGATDRADSDPAEAALRRIALAVTKYWVCKRAPAHAAEALECFGGNGYAEESGMPRLYREAPLMSIWEGSGNVAALDALRAMGRQPETVEAFFNEVNLARGGNRHLDEAIDRIGKELTDFADIEYRARRVVELMALVLQGAQLVRHGHPAVADAFCQTRFGGDWGIAFGTLPAGVDVEAIIQRAYVA, encoded by the coding sequence ATGCACACGCACGACGTCTTCAACCAGGTGCCGCCGATCGCCCCGTTCGACAACTCCCGCAATCCCGCGCTGATCGAGAGCCTGCACCGGGAAGGCGCGGGCTGGGCCGAAGCCGAAGTGCGGGAACTGGGCATCCTCGCGGGCGGGACGGAAGCCCAGGAGTGGGGCCGCGTCGCCAACGAGTACCCGCCCGTCCTGCACACCCACGACCGCTACGGCCACCGCATCGACGAGGTGGAATTCCACCCGTACTGGCACAACCTGATGGACGTCGCGGTGACGCACGGGCTGCACGGCGCGCCCTGGCAGGACGACCGTCCCGGCGCGCACACCGCCCGCGCCGCCAAGTTCTACACCTGGGGCATCGCCGACGCCGGACACATGTGCCCGATCTCCATGACCTACGCGGTCGTGCCCGCCCTGCGCCACAATCCCGAACTCGCCGCCACCTACGAGCCGCTGCTCGCCTCCCGCGTCTACGACTTCGGCCTGCGCGAACCGTCCACCAAGGCCGGACTCATCGCGGGCATGTCCATGACCGAGAAGCAGGGCGGCTCCGACGTCCGCGCCAACACCACCACCGCCACCCCGCTGCCCGACGGCACCTACCGCATCGTCGGCCACAAATGGTTCACCTCGCACCCCATGGGCGACATGTTCCTGACCCTCGCCCAGGCGCCGGGCGGACTGTCCTGCTTCATGCTGCCCCGAGTGCTGCCCGACGGCACACTCAACGCGCTGCGCATCCAGCGACTCAAGGACAAGCTGGGCAACAAGTCCAACGCCTCCTCGGAACTGGAGTACGAGAACGCCATCGGCTGGCTGGTCGGCGCGGAGGGCGCGGGCGTGAAGACCATCATCGAAATGGTCAACATGACCCGCCTGGACTGCGTGATCGGTTCGGCCACCGGCATGCGCGCCGGGGTCGTGTTCGCCACCCACCACGCCCGCCACCGGGAAGTGTTCGGCAAGAAGCTCGTCGACCAGCCCGCGATGCGAAACGTGCTGGCCGACCTGGTGATCGAGTCCGACGCCGCCACCACCGTCATGATGCGCCTGGCCGGCGCCACCGACCGCGCCGACAGCGACCCCGCCGAGGCGGCGCTGCGCCGCATCGCGCTCGCGGTCACCAAGTACTGGGTGTGCAAGCGCGCCCCCGCGCACGCGGCCGAAGCGCTGGAATGCTTCGGCGGCAACGGATACGCCGAGGAATCCGGCATGCCGCGGCTGTACCGCGAAGCCCCGCTCATGTCCATCTGGGAAGGCTCGGGCAATGTGGCGGCGCTGGACGCGTTGCGCGCCATGGGACGTCAGCCCGAGACCGTCGAAGCCTTCTTCAACGAGGTGAACCTCGCGCGCGGCGGCAACCGCCACCTCGACGAAGCCATCGACCGAATCGGCAAGGAGCTCACCGACTTCGCCGACATCGAGTACCGCGCCCGCCGCGTGGTGGAACTGATGGCGCTGGTGCTGCAGGGCGCGCAACTGGTGCGGCACGGCCACCCTGCCGTCGCGGACGCCTTCTGCCAGACCAGGTTCGGCGGTGACTGGGGGATCGCCTTCGGCACCCTGCCCGCCGGCGTGGACGTCGAGGCCATCATCCAGCGCGCCTACGTCGCCTGA
- a CDS encoding NAD-dependent succinate-semialdehyde dehydrogenase, with protein MVSETELLSSIPTQLWIGGPVDATGGATFPVHDPATGEVIAQVADATPEDAMRALDAAAAVQAEWAATPARQRGEILRAVFEAITARAEEFALLMTLEMGKALPESRNEVRYGAEFFRWFSEEAVRVHGRYQPAPGGVGRILVHKQPVGPCLAITPWNFPLAMGTRKIGPALAAGCTMIVKPAGETPLTMLLLAQLCSAAGLPDGVLSVITTSRSGAVTAPLLNDPRLRKLTFTGSTPVGKKLVEQSAHGLLRTSMELGGNAPFVVFDDADLDAAVQGAVLAKLRNGGEACTAANRFHVQNSVRQEFTDKLVAAMAEYRLGNGVDPDTTLGPLINENQLDTVSDLVDDAVAAGAQVKLGGKAPGGAGWFYPATVLTEVPAHARILREEVFGPVAPIVGFDTEAEGLAAANNTEFGLVAYVYTRSLDRALRVAEGLETGMVGVNRGVISDPAAPFGGVKESGFGREGGYEGIEEYLDTKYIALP; from the coding sequence ATGGTGTCTGAGACTGAGCTCCTGTCGTCAATCCCCACGCAGCTCTGGATCGGCGGGCCGGTGGACGCCACCGGCGGCGCGACGTTCCCGGTCCACGATCCGGCGACCGGCGAGGTCATCGCTCAGGTCGCCGACGCGACCCCCGAGGACGCCATGCGCGCGCTCGACGCGGCCGCCGCCGTGCAGGCCGAGTGGGCCGCGACCCCGGCCCGGCAGCGCGGGGAGATCCTGCGCGCGGTCTTCGAGGCGATCACCGCGCGGGCCGAGGAATTCGCGCTGTTGATGACCCTGGAAATGGGTAAAGCCCTGCCGGAGAGCCGCAATGAGGTGCGCTACGGCGCGGAGTTCTTCCGCTGGTTCTCGGAGGAGGCGGTGCGGGTGCACGGCCGCTACCAGCCCGCCCCGGGCGGGGTCGGGCGAATCCTGGTGCACAAGCAGCCGGTCGGGCCGTGCCTGGCCATCACGCCGTGGAACTTCCCGCTGGCCATGGGAACTCGCAAGATCGGCCCGGCGCTGGCGGCCGGGTGCACGATGATCGTGAAGCCCGCGGGCGAGACCCCGCTGACCATGCTGCTGCTGGCTCAGCTGTGCAGTGCGGCCGGGCTGCCCGACGGCGTGCTGTCGGTGATCACCACCTCGCGTTCGGGCGCGGTCACCGCGCCGCTGTTGAACGATCCGCGGCTGCGCAAGCTGACCTTCACCGGGTCCACCCCGGTCGGCAAGAAGCTGGTCGAGCAGTCCGCGCACGGTCTGCTGCGCACCTCGATGGAGTTGGGCGGCAACGCGCCCTTCGTGGTCTTCGACGACGCCGATCTGGATGCCGCCGTGCAGGGCGCGGTGCTGGCGAAGCTGCGCAACGGCGGGGAGGCGTGCACCGCGGCCAACCGTTTCCACGTCCAGAATTCGGTTCGCCAGGAATTCACCGACAAGCTGGTGGCGGCCATGGCCGAGTATCGGCTGGGCAATGGCGTGGACCCGGATACCACGCTGGGCCCGCTGATCAACGAGAACCAGCTCGACACCGTGAGCGATCTGGTGGACGACGCGGTGGCGGCGGGCGCGCAGGTGAAGCTGGGCGGCAAGGCGCCGGGCGGCGCGGGCTGGTTCTATCCGGCCACCGTGCTCACCGAGGTCCCCGCGCACGCTCGCATCCTGCGTGAGGAGGTGTTCGGACCGGTCGCCCCGATCGTAGGTTTCGATACCGAGGCCGAGGGCCTGGCCGCCGCCAACAACACCGAATTCGGCCTGGTCGCATACGTTTACACGCGGAGTCTGGACCGGGCGTTGCGGGTGGCCGAGGGTTTGGAGACCGGCATGGTCGGTGTGAATCGCGGCGTCATCTCCGACCCGGCCGCGCCCTTCGGCGGCGTGAAGGAATCCGGTTTCGGCCGGGAGGGCGGCTACGAGGGCATCGAGGAGTACCTCGACACGAAGTACATCGCCCTGCCCTAG
- the sucC gene encoding ADP-forming succinate--CoA ligase subunit beta → MDLFEYQAKELFVKHGVPSSEGRVTDSAEDARAIATELGKPVMIKSQVKVGGRGKAGGVKYAATPDDAFTHANNILGLDIKGHVTKKILVAEAKDIASEYYISFLLDRSNRTYLAMCSVEGGMEIEEVAATKPDRLAKVAVDAVKGVDLAFARSIAEQGHLPADILDAAAVTIQALWEVFIKEDATLVEVNPLVRTPDNEILALDGKVTLDENAEFRHADHAEFADIDATDPLELKAKENDLNYVKLDGEVGIIGNGAGLVMSTLDVVAYAGENHGGVKPANFLDIGGGASAAVMAAGLDVILNDAQVKSVFVNVFGGITACDAVANGIVGALNTLGDEANKPLVVRLDGNKVEEGRKILADFNHPLVTLAQTMDEGADKAAELAAAK, encoded by the coding sequence ATGGATCTCTTCGAATATCAGGCGAAGGAACTCTTCGTGAAGCACGGAGTGCCTTCGTCGGAGGGCCGCGTCACGGACTCCGCCGAGGACGCGCGTGCGATCGCGACCGAACTCGGCAAGCCGGTGATGATCAAGTCGCAGGTCAAAGTCGGTGGCCGCGGCAAGGCCGGTGGCGTGAAGTACGCCGCGACCCCGGATGACGCCTTCACCCACGCCAACAACATCCTGGGCCTGGACATCAAGGGCCACGTCACCAAGAAGATCCTGGTTGCCGAGGCCAAGGACATCGCCTCGGAGTACTACATCTCCTTCCTGCTCGACCGTTCCAACCGCACCTACCTGGCCATGTGCTCGGTCGAGGGCGGCATGGAGATCGAGGAAGTGGCTGCCACCAAGCCGGACCGTCTGGCCAAGGTCGCCGTCGACGCCGTCAAGGGTGTCGACCTGGCGTTCGCCCGTTCCATCGCCGAGCAGGGCCACCTGCCCGCCGACATCCTGGACGCGGCCGCGGTGACCATTCAGGCGCTGTGGGAGGTCTTCATCAAGGAAGACGCGACCCTGGTCGAGGTGAACCCGCTGGTTCGCACCCCCGACAACGAGATCCTGGCCCTCGACGGCAAGGTCACCCTGGACGAGAACGCCGAGTTCCGCCACGCCGACCACGCCGAGTTCGCGGACATCGACGCCACCGATCCGCTCGAGCTCAAGGCCAAGGAGAACGACCTCAACTACGTCAAGCTCGACGGTGAGGTCGGCATCATCGGCAACGGCGCGGGTCTGGTCATGTCGACCCTCGACGTCGTCGCCTACGCCGGCGAGAACCACGGTGGCGTGAAGCCCGCCAACTTCCTCGACATCGGTGGCGGCGCCTCGGCTGCCGTCATGGCCGCCGGTCTCGACGTCATCCTGAACGACGCGCAGGTCAAGTCCGTGTTCGTGAACGTCTTCGGTGGCATCACCGCGTGTGACGCGGTCGCGAACGGCATCGTCGGCGCGCTCAACACCCTGGGTGACGAGGCCAACAAGCCGCTGGTCGTCCGTCTGGACGGCAACAAGGTCGAAGAGGGCCGCAAGATCCTCGCCGACTTCAACCACCCGCTGGTGACTCTCGCTCAGACCATGGACGAAGGCGCCGACAAGGCCGCCGAACTGGCCGCCGCCAAGTAA
- a CDS encoding chorismate mutase codes for MSISTTGHSESATGSDSALPTEAEIDKLRLEIDKLDAEILAAIKRRTEVSRIIGRTRMANGGPKLVHSREMKVLERFSELGQEGHTLAMLLLRLGRGRLGH; via the coding sequence ATGAGCATCTCGACGACGGGACATTCCGAGTCTGCCACCGGCTCGGACTCCGCCCTGCCCACCGAGGCAGAGATCGACAAGCTGCGTTTGGAAATCGACAAGCTGGACGCCGAGATCCTCGCCGCCATCAAGCGCCGCACCGAGGTCTCGCGCATCATCGGACGGACCCGAATGGCGAACGGCGGGCCCAAGCTCGTCCACTCCCGCGAGATGAAGGTACTCGAACGCTTCAGCGAGCTCGGCCAGGAAGGCCACACCCTCGCCATGCTCCTGCTGCGCCTGGGCCGCGGCCGACTGGGCCACTGA
- the sucD gene encoding succinate--CoA ligase subunit alpha, whose product MSIFLNKDNKVIVQGITGGEGTKHTALMLKAGTQVVGGVNARKAGTTVKHVDKDGNDIELPVFATVAEAMEKTGADTSIAFVPPAFSKDAIIEAIDAEIPLLVVITEGIPVQDSAYAWAYNVDKGNKTRIIGPNCPGIITPGESLVGITPANIAGKGPIGLVSKSGTLTYQMMYELRDFGFSTAIGIGGDPVIGTTHIDAIEAFEKDPETKLIVMIGEIGGDAEERAAAYIQANVTKPVVGYVAGFTAPEGKTMGHAGAIVSGSAGTAQAKKDALEAAGVKVGKTPSETAALAREILEKASISA is encoded by the coding sequence ATGTCTATCTTCCTGAACAAGGACAACAAGGTCATCGTCCAGGGCATCACCGGCGGCGAGGGCACCAAGCACACCGCGCTGATGCTGAAGGCGGGCACCCAGGTCGTCGGCGGCGTGAACGCCCGCAAGGCCGGCACCACCGTCAAGCACGTCGACAAGGACGGCAACGACATCGAGCTGCCGGTCTTCGCGACCGTCGCCGAGGCTATGGAGAAGACCGGGGCCGACACCTCGATCGCCTTCGTGCCGCCGGCCTTCTCGAAGGACGCCATCATCGAGGCCATCGACGCGGAGATCCCGCTGCTCGTGGTCATCACCGAGGGCATCCCGGTGCAGGACTCCGCCTACGCGTGGGCCTACAACGTCGACAAGGGCAACAAGACCCGCATCATCGGCCCGAACTGCCCCGGCATCATCACCCCGGGTGAGTCGCTGGTCGGCATCACCCCGGCCAACATCGCGGGCAAGGGCCCGATCGGCCTGGTCTCCAAGTCGGGCACCCTGACCTACCAGATGATGTACGAGCTGCGGGACTTCGGTTTCTCCACCGCCATCGGCATCGGCGGCGACCCGGTCATCGGCACCACCCACATCGACGCCATCGAGGCGTTCGAGAAGGACCCCGAGACCAAGCTCATCGTCATGATCGGCGAGATCGGCGGCGACGCCGAGGAGCGCGCGGCGGCCTACATCCAGGCCAACGTCACCAAGCCGGTCGTCGGCTACGTCGCGGGCTTCACCGCGCCGGAGGGCAAGACCATGGGCCACGCCGGCGCCATCGTCTCCGGCTCCGCCGGTACCGCCCAGGCCAAGAAGGACGCCCTCGAGGCCGCGGGCGTGAAGGTCGGGAAGACCCCGTCCGAGACCGCCGCCCTGGCGCGCGAGATCCTGGAGAAGGCAAGCATCAGCGCTTGA
- a CDS encoding DUF5336 domain-containing protein: protein MAYPTGGSGYNAPQPTPSSGSGFGAGAPAAGSGTSPVAGKGLPFFLTVGVAALGVINFLLGFAPYVGTKAVEIGNTRVGGDTTFSLFESAGSAALVTILLIAGLVAGLSLLPKQSGNTGLVAAASLGAFLGILFGSFNLGDSMTLKWGGWVILFLSFVQAVVAVLALLFEAGIVKAPEPKPAAPQGGYGQQPFSTTGGQYQQPSFGQQGGYGQQPPQSFGQPSAPQPAQPSYGQQPSYGQPAGYGQQPAGYGTGSQPTYGQQQPSYGQQPQQPGFGQQSPYGAPQQPAGSADATQHFGGQAQRPAQPFGGEQAADPAADATRAFRPGQDDK, encoded by the coding sequence ATGGCTTACCCGACCGGGGGCTCGGGATACAACGCGCCCCAGCCGACGCCTTCCTCCGGATCCGGATTCGGCGCGGGCGCTCCCGCAGCCGGTTCGGGGACCTCGCCCGTCGCGGGCAAGGGACTGCCTTTCTTCCTCACCGTGGGCGTCGCGGCGCTCGGCGTCATCAACTTCCTGCTGGGCTTCGCGCCCTATGTCGGCACCAAGGCCGTCGAGATCGGCAACACCCGGGTCGGCGGTGACACCACCTTCAGCCTGTTCGAGAGCGCGGGTTCCGCGGCGCTGGTGACCATCCTGCTGATCGCGGGCCTGGTGGCGGGTCTGTCCCTGCTGCCCAAGCAGAGTGGCAATACCGGTCTGGTGGCGGCGGCTTCGCTCGGCGCGTTCCTGGGCATCCTGTTCGGCTCGTTCAACCTCGGCGACAGCATGACGCTGAAGTGGGGCGGCTGGGTGATCCTGTTCCTGTCGTTCGTGCAGGCCGTGGTGGCCGTGCTGGCGCTGCTGTTCGAGGCCGGCATCGTGAAGGCGCCGGAGCCGAAACCGGCCGCGCCGCAGGGCGGTTACGGTCAGCAGCCGTTCAGCACGACCGGCGGGCAGTACCAGCAGCCGTCGTTCGGTCAGCAGGGCGGTTACGGTCAGCAGCCGCCGCAGTCGTTCGGTCAGCCGAGCGCGCCGCAGCCCGCGCAGCCGTCCTACGGTCAGCAGCCGTCCTACGGTCAGCCGGCCGGGTACGGTCAGCAGCCCGCGGGGTACGGCACCGGTTCGCAGCCGACCTACGGCCAGCAGCAGCCGTCCTACGGTCAGCAGCCGCAGCAGCCGGGTTTCGGCCAGCAGTCGCCGTACGGCGCGCCGCAGCAGCCGGCCGGCAGTGCCGACGCCACCCAGCATTTCGGTGGTCAGGCGCAGCGTCCGGCGCAGCCGTTCGGCGGTGAGCAGGCGGCGGATCCGGCGGCGGACGCCACCCGTGCCTTCCGTCCGGGCCAGGACGACAAGTAG